A window from Dromaius novaehollandiae isolate bDroNov1 chromosome 1, bDroNov1.hap1, whole genome shotgun sequence encodes these proteins:
- the PRPF18 gene encoding pre-mRNA-splicing factor 18 — protein sequence MDILKREISRKRQLLEEKELVGGNKKYFKRSELAKKEEEAYFQRCGYKVQQQEEEEKPLTSSNPVLELELAEEKLPMTLSRQEVIRRLRERGEPIRLFGETDYDAFQRLRKIEILAPEVNKGLRNDLKAALDKIDQQYLNEIVGGQEAGEDDSQNDLKVHEENTTIEELEALGESLGRRDDHYDMDIITKFLKFLLGVWAKELNAREDYVKRGVQGKLSSATQKQTESYLRPLFRKLRKRTLPADIKESITDIIKFMLQREYVKANDAYLQMAIGNAPWPIGVTMVGIHARTGREKIFSKHVAHVLNDETQRKYIQGLKRLMTICQKHFPTDPSKCVEYNAL from the exons atGGACATCCTCAAGCGGGAGATCAGCCGCAAGCGGCAGCTGCTGGAGGAGAAGGAGCTCGTGGGG ggaaataaaaaatattttaaacgcAGTGAGTTAGCCAAAAAAGAAGAGGAGGCCTACTTTCAGAGATGTGGCTACAAG GTACAGCAgcaagaagaggaggagaaaccaCTGACTTCATCAAATCCAGTGCTGGAACTAGAATTGGCAGAAGAAAAGTTACCAATGACTCTTTCCAGACAGGAG GTTATTAGGAGGTTGAGAGAGAGAGGTGAACCAATCAGACTGTTCGGAGAAACAGATTATGATGCATTTCAACGCCTGAGGAAGATAGAAATTCTTGCACCTGAAGTTAACAAG GGCTTGAGAAATGACCTGAAGGCTGCCTTGGATAAGATTGACCAACAGTATCTGAATGAAATTGTTGGTGGCCAAGAAGCAGGCGAAGATGATTCACAGAACGACTTGAAAGTCCATGAGGAGAATACTACTATTGAAGAATTGGAG GCTTTGGGAGAATCCTTAGGACGGCGTGATGATCACTATGACATGGACATCATAACTAAGTTCCTGAAG TTTCTTCTTGGAGTTTGGGCCAAGGAGTTGAACGCCAGAGAAGACTATGTGAAGCGGGGAGTACAGGGGAAGCTGAGCAGTGCTACGCAAAAGCAGACAGAATCGTATTTGAGGCCACTCTTCAGAAAACTTCGGAAAAGG aCGCTTCCTGCAGACATCAAAGAATCAATAACAGATATTATTAAATTCATGCTGCAAAGAGAGTATGTGAAG GCAAATGATGCCTATCTTCAAATGGCTATTGGAAACGCTCCCTGGCCAATTGGTGTCACTATGGTTGGTATCCATGCTCGAACAGGTCGTGAAAAGATTTTCTCCAAGCATGTAGCCCACGTTCTCAATGATGAGACTCAAAGGAAATATATTCAG GGGTTGAAGAGGCTCATGACCATTTGCCAGAAGCACTTCCCGACAGACCCATCGAAATGTGTGGAGTACAATGCGCTATGA